Proteins from a single region of Bradyrhizobium diazoefficiens:
- a CDS encoding ABC transporter permease, with protein MLAFTLRRAIQAVGVMIAVGVISFSMFRFAGDPVNQMVGMDTSGAERAAIRKSLGLDDPVIVQFGRYVGNAAQFKFGVSYQFRLPVTDLLIERMPATLELAICATIFAMICGILMGVYSALRRDSWLTHIFQAVSLIGISLPTFLIGILMIYLFSVTLGWLPSFGRGDVVHIGWWTTGLLTLSGLKALIMPSITLGLFQMTLIMRLVRAEMLEVMRTDYIRFARARGLTTRAIHFGHALRNTLVPVITVAGLQFGSVIAFAIITETVFQWPGMGLLFVQAVQNVDIPIMAAYLMMVSLIFVTINLVVDILYTIVDPRLRSTVSRAH; from the coding sequence ATGCTCGCTTTCACACTGCGCCGGGCTATCCAGGCCGTCGGCGTCATGATCGCCGTCGGGGTCATCTCGTTTTCGATGTTCCGGTTTGCCGGCGATCCCGTGAACCAGATGGTGGGGATGGATACGTCGGGCGCGGAGCGCGCCGCGATCCGCAAATCGCTCGGCCTCGACGATCCCGTGATCGTGCAGTTCGGCCGATATGTCGGCAACGCTGCGCAGTTCAAGTTCGGCGTGTCCTACCAGTTCCGCCTGCCAGTCACGGACCTGCTGATAGAGCGGATGCCCGCGACGCTGGAGCTCGCGATCTGCGCCACCATCTTCGCGATGATCTGTGGCATTCTGATGGGCGTCTATTCGGCGCTTCGCCGTGACAGCTGGCTCACGCACATATTCCAGGCCGTCTCCTTGATCGGCATCTCGCTGCCGACCTTCCTGATCGGCATTCTCATGATCTACCTGTTCTCGGTGACGCTCGGCTGGCTGCCCTCGTTCGGGCGGGGCGATGTTGTGCATATCGGCTGGTGGACGACGGGGCTCCTGACGCTGTCAGGCCTGAAAGCGCTGATCATGCCTTCGATCACGCTCGGCCTGTTCCAGATGACGCTGATCATGCGGCTCGTCCGCGCGGAAATGCTCGAGGTCATGCGCACCGACTACATCCGCTTCGCCCGCGCCCGAGGGCTGACCACGCGGGCAATCCATTTCGGCCATGCGCTGCGCAACACGCTGGTTCCCGTGATCACCGTGGCAGGCCTGCAATTCGGCTCAGTCATTGCTTTCGCGATCATTACTGAGACCGTGTTCCAATGGCCCGGCATGGGGCTCCTGTTCGTACAGGCTGTTCAGAACGTCGATATCCCGATCATGGCGGCCTACCTGATGATGGTGTCCCTGATCTTCGTCACCATCAATCTCGTGGTTGATATCCTTTACACCATCGTCGATCCGCGGCTGCGCTCGACGGTCAGCCGGGCGCACTGA
- a CDS encoding ABC transporter substrate-binding protein, which yields MSVGRSLFAATLAGVLALAATPASSQTLRYANQGELKSLDPYTLNESTTSAHLGHVYEGLVARGKDLKIIPALAESWETPEPTRWRFHLRKGVKFHNGDPFTADDVVFSADRVRAKGSNFQSRVPADAKVVKIDDYTVDFILTSPNPILTALWATWYIMDKKWAEANDAVAPTPAAATTPSYASLHENGTGAFTIESHQPGVKTVFKANPNWWRKPEHNLKEIIFTPIANPATRVAALLSGEVDVIEPVPVQDIERVKASPNATVLTGPELRTIFVGMDQARDELLYSNIKGKNPFKDVRVREAVYRAIDVDLIKNRVMRGLSTPSALMVAPEIFSSKDFTRPKFDPEAAKKLLADAGYADGFEVTMDCPNDRYVNDAAICQAIVGMLARINIKVDLLAQPKAQYFAKVLKPGGYKTSLFMLGWTPDTLDAQNVLHDIMGCRDDPKDPNRGEANLAGYCNKQFDELADKVLVESDTAKRNQLIKQAFEVSMKDWAYIPLHQQALAWGVSKKVKLTQRADNMVMLYWATKQDE from the coding sequence ATGTCAGTCGGACGAAGTCTGTTTGCGGCGACGCTCGCCGGTGTATTGGCGTTGGCGGCCACGCCGGCGTCGAGCCAGACGCTGCGCTACGCCAACCAGGGTGAGCTGAAATCGCTCGACCCCTACACGCTGAACGAGTCGACCACCAGTGCGCATCTCGGCCACGTCTACGAGGGCCTGGTCGCCCGCGGCAAGGACCTGAAGATCATCCCGGCGCTCGCCGAAAGCTGGGAGACGCCGGAGCCGACGCGCTGGCGCTTTCACCTGCGCAAGGGCGTGAAATTCCACAACGGTGACCCCTTCACGGCCGATGACGTCGTATTCTCGGCCGACCGCGTGCGGGCAAAAGGGTCGAACTTCCAGAGCCGCGTTCCCGCCGATGCAAAGGTCGTCAAGATCGACGATTACACCGTCGATTTCATCCTGACCTCGCCCAATCCCATCCTGACGGCGCTGTGGGCGACCTGGTACATCATGGATAAAAAATGGGCAGAGGCGAACGATGCGGTGGCACCGACGCCCGCAGCTGCGACGACCCCGAGCTACGCGTCGCTTCATGAAAACGGCACCGGCGCCTTTACCATCGAGAGCCATCAGCCGGGCGTGAAGACCGTCTTCAAGGCCAATCCGAACTGGTGGCGCAAGCCGGAACATAATCTCAAGGAGATCATCTTCACGCCGATCGCAAACCCGGCCACGCGTGTCGCGGCGCTGTTATCGGGCGAGGTCGACGTGATCGAGCCGGTTCCTGTCCAGGACATCGAGCGGGTCAAAGCGAGCCCCAACGCCACCGTGCTGACGGGACCTGAGCTCCGCACCATCTTCGTTGGCATGGATCAGGCGCGTGACGAGCTCCTGTATTCCAACATCAAGGGCAAGAACCCGTTCAAGGACGTTCGCGTCCGCGAAGCCGTCTACCGGGCGATCGACGTCGACCTGATCAAGAATCGCGTCATGCGCGGACTGTCCACGCCGTCCGCATTGATGGTCGCACCAGAGATCTTTTCCTCGAAGGATTTCACCCGGCCGAAGTTCGATCCCGAAGCCGCCAAGAAGCTTCTGGCAGACGCCGGCTATGCGGACGGTTTCGAAGTGACGATGGACTGCCCGAACGATCGCTACGTCAATGACGCCGCGATCTGTCAGGCCATCGTTGGGATGCTCGCCCGCATCAACATCAAGGTAGACCTGCTGGCGCAACCCAAGGCCCAGTATTTCGCCAAGGTGCTGAAGCCCGGCGGCTACAAGACCTCGCTGTTCATGCTGGGCTGGACCCCGGATACGCTCGACGCCCAGAACGTGCTCCACGACATCATGGGCTGCCGGGACGACCCCAAGGACCCCAACCGCGGTGAAGCCAATCTCGCCGGCTATTGCAACAAGCAGTTCGACGAGCTCGCCGACAAGGTTCTGGTGGAATCTGATACGGCCAAGCGCAATCAGCTGATCAAGCAGGCTTTCGAGGTCTCGATGAAGGACTGGGCCTACATCCCGCTGCACCAGCAGGCGCTCGCCTGGGGCGTATCGAAGAAGGTGAAACTGACCCAGCGTGCGGACAACATGGTCATGCTCTACTGGGCGACCAAGCAGGACGAGTAG
- a CDS encoding DUF6489 family protein gives MKVNIEIDCTPLEARQFFGLPDVSPMQVAVMEKLQQQVLSNIDKVSPESLIQSWFTFDPKLAERFQDMFVTMAGLGGTRSNDKKK, from the coding sequence ATGAAAGTTAACATCGAAATCGACTGCACCCCCCTCGAGGCTCGCCAGTTTTTCGGATTGCCGGACGTCTCGCCGATGCAGGTCGCCGTCATGGAGAAGCTGCAACAGCAGGTCTTGAGCAACATCGACAAGGTCTCGCCGGAATCGCTGATCCAGAGCTGGTTCACTTTTGATCCAAAGCTCGCGGAGCGGTTTCAGGACATGTTCGTCACCATGGCCGGTCTCGGCGGAACACGCAGCAACGACAAGAAGAAGTAA
- a CDS encoding wax ester/triacylglycerol synthase family O-acyltransferase: MADGKKLSSLDASFLYLETPEMPMHVGSMAIFRLPDDYNGDFFEDFKAMIVSRLHIAPILKARLEKAPLDIDHPSWVEDDQFDIDRHIFRASLPAPRDRATLERIVGWMHAKLLNRARPLWEFYVFEGMKDNEVGLYSKMHHAAIDGGAGAALTNMIYDISPIPRKVEPPTGGSKPGQEPRDIAANLLDSYQQLFTQPLDASAAAKNLQLPRTGKSDIGSILFDNAMYQIESAVRFAGNIPTMVKSVSDVLGKISDPKSRESLASMVSPPTMLNKSISSERSFAGVSISLSRAKALAKQADGKLNDVVLALASGVVRRYLLQYGTLPAKSLTAAVPISLREEGNTEANNQVFGMICSIATNIEDPKARLEAIIAQSTKSKEMSHPLRALMPQVSNISMLGAPIIVQIMALLYSRSDLSNVLPPAANITVSNVPGPRQTLYAAGAELLHIFPVSISTHGQALNITVQSYRDQLDFGFIVGANIIPHVQVMCDMLPEEFAALEAAYATPAADIKGAAE, encoded by the coding sequence ATGGCCGACGGAAAGAAGCTGTCGTCGTTGGACGCGTCGTTTCTCTATCTGGAAACGCCGGAAATGCCGATGCATGTCGGCAGCATGGCGATCTTTCGCCTGCCCGACGACTACAACGGCGACTTCTTCGAAGACTTCAAGGCGATGATCGTCTCGCGCCTGCACATCGCGCCGATCCTGAAGGCGCGGCTGGAGAAGGCGCCGCTCGACATCGACCATCCGTCCTGGGTCGAGGACGACCAGTTCGACATCGACCGTCACATCTTCCGCGCCAGCCTGCCGGCACCGCGCGACCGCGCCACGCTCGAGCGAATCGTCGGCTGGATGCATGCGAAGCTTTTGAACCGCGCCCGGCCGCTCTGGGAGTTCTACGTGTTCGAGGGCATGAAGGACAACGAGGTCGGGCTCTATTCCAAGATGCACCATGCCGCCATCGACGGCGGCGCCGGCGCGGCCTTGACCAACATGATCTACGACATCTCGCCGATTCCGCGGAAGGTCGAGCCGCCGACCGGCGGATCGAAGCCCGGGCAGGAGCCGCGCGATATCGCCGCGAACCTGCTCGATTCCTATCAGCAGCTCTTCACCCAGCCGCTCGATGCGTCGGCGGCTGCGAAGAATTTGCAGCTGCCGCGCACCGGCAAGAGCGACATCGGCTCGATCCTGTTCGACAATGCGATGTACCAGATCGAGAGCGCGGTGCGATTCGCCGGCAACATCCCGACCATGGTCAAGAGCGTATCTGACGTGCTCGGCAAGATTTCCGATCCCAAGTCGCGCGAGAGCCTCGCCAGCATGGTGTCGCCGCCGACCATGCTCAACAAGTCGATTTCCTCGGAGCGCAGCTTCGCCGGCGTCTCGATCTCGCTGTCGCGAGCCAAGGCGCTGGCCAAGCAGGCCGACGGCAAGCTCAATGACGTGGTGCTCGCGCTCGCTTCCGGCGTGGTTCGGCGTTACCTCCTGCAATACGGTACGCTCCCTGCAAAATCGCTGACCGCTGCGGTGCCGATCTCGCTGCGGGAGGAGGGCAACACCGAGGCCAACAACCAGGTGTTCGGCATGATCTGCTCGATCGCGACCAATATTGAGGACCCCAAGGCGCGGTTGGAAGCCATCATCGCGCAGTCAACCAAGTCCAAGGAGATGTCGCATCCGCTACGCGCACTGATGCCCCAGGTCTCCAACATCTCGATGCTGGGGGCACCGATCATCGTCCAGATCATGGCGCTGCTCTACAGCCGCTCCGACCTGTCGAACGTTCTGCCGCCGGCCGCGAACATCACGGTGTCCAACGTGCCGGGGCCGCGGCAGACGCTCTATGCCGCCGGCGCGGAGCTGTTGCACATCTTCCCGGTGTCGATCTCGACGCACGGGCAGGCGCTCAACATCACCGTGCAGAGCTATCGCGATCAGCTCGATTTCGGCTTCATCGTCGGCGCCAACATCATTCCGCACGTGCAGGTGATGTGCGACATGCTGCCGGAGGAGTTTGCCGCGCTGGAGGCGGCCTATGCGACGCCGGCGGCCGACATCAAGGGCGCCGCGGAATAG
- a CDS encoding cytochrome P450 yields MSSKNRLEPIPQPPTKPVVGNMLSLDSAAPVQHLTRLAKELGPIFWLDMMGSPIVVVSGHDLVDELSDEKRFDKTVRGALRRVRAVGGDGLFTADTKEPNWSKAHNILLQPFGNRAMQSYHPSMVDIAEQLVQKWERLNADDEIDVVHDMTALTLDTIGLCGFDYRFNSFYRRDYHPFVESLVRSLETIMMTRGLPFEQFWMQKRRKTLGEDVAFMNKMVDEIIAERRKSAEATDDKKDMLAAMMTGVDRSTGEQLDDVNIRYQINTFLIAGHETTSGLLSYTLYALLKHPEILKKAYDEVDRVFGPDVNAKPTYQQVTQLTYITQILKEALRLWPPAPAYGISPLNDETIGGGRYKLRKGTFITILVTALHRDPSVWGPNPDAFDPENFSREAEAKRPINAWKPFGNGQRACIGRGFAMHEAALALGMILQRFKLIDHQRYQMHLKETLTMKPEGFKIKVRPRADRERGAYGGPVAAAVSAPRAPRQPTTRPGHNTPMLVLYGSNLGTAEELATRMADLAEINGFAVQLGPLDDYAGKLPQEGGVLIICASYNGAPPDNATQFVKWLGEDLPKDAFANVRYAVFGCGNSDWAATYQSVPRFIDEQLSKHGARAIYPRGEGDARSDLDSQFERWFPAAAQVATKEFGIDWNFTRTAGDDPLYAIEPVAVTAVNTIVAQGGAVAMKVLVNEELQNKSGANPSERSTRHIEVQLPANITYRVGDHLSVVPRNDPALVDSVARRFGFLPADQIRLQVTEGRRAQLPVGEAVSVGRLLSEFVELQQVATRKQIQIMAEHTRCPVTKLKLLAFVGEEAEPLERYRTEILSSRKSVFDLLLEYPACELPFNVYLEMLSLLAPRYYSISSSPSVDPARCSVTVGVVKGRAASGRGVYKGICSNYLANRRAGDAIYATVRETKAGFRLPDDPSVPLIMIGPGTGLAPFRGFLQERAARKAKGAGLGPAMLFFGCRHPDQDFLYGDELKALAASGIAELFTAFSRTDGPKTYVQHVLAAQKDKVWPLIEQGAIIYVCGDGSRMEPDVKAALVAIHREKSGSDAAAAARWIEEMGANNRYVLDVWAGG; encoded by the coding sequence ATGTCATCCAAGAATCGTCTGGAGCCGATTCCGCAGCCGCCGACCAAGCCGGTGGTCGGCAACATGCTGTCGCTGGATTCGGCCGCGCCGGTGCAGCATTTGACGCGGCTGGCCAAGGAGCTCGGTCCGATCTTCTGGCTCGACATGATGGGCTCGCCGATCGTCGTCGTCTCCGGCCACGATCTCGTCGACGAGCTCTCCGACGAAAAGCGCTTCGACAAGACGGTGCGCGGCGCGCTGCGCCGCGTGCGCGCGGTCGGCGGCGACGGCCTGTTCACGGCGGATACCAAGGAGCCGAACTGGAGCAAGGCGCACAACATCCTGCTCCAGCCCTTCGGCAACCGCGCCATGCAGTCCTATCATCCGAGCATGGTCGATATCGCCGAGCAGCTCGTGCAGAAATGGGAGCGGCTGAACGCCGACGACGAGATCGACGTCGTCCACGACATGACCGCGCTGACGCTGGACACGATCGGCCTGTGCGGCTTCGACTACCGCTTCAATTCGTTCTACCGCCGCGACTACCACCCCTTCGTCGAGTCGCTGGTGCGCTCGCTCGAAACCATCATGATGACCCGCGGCCTGCCATTCGAGCAGTTTTGGATGCAGAAGCGTCGAAAGACGCTCGGCGAAGATGTTGCCTTCATGAACAAGATGGTCGACGAGATCATCGCCGAACGGCGCAAGAGCGCGGAGGCGACCGACGACAAGAAGGATATGTTGGCCGCGATGATGACCGGCGTCGACCGCTCGACCGGCGAGCAGCTCGACGACGTCAACATCCGCTACCAGATCAACACCTTTCTGATCGCGGGTCACGAGACCACCAGCGGCCTATTGTCCTACACGCTTTATGCGCTGCTCAAGCATCCGGAGATTCTCAAGAAGGCGTATGACGAGGTCGATCGCGTCTTCGGTCCCGACGTCAACGCGAAGCCGACTTACCAGCAGGTGACGCAGCTCACCTACATCACGCAGATCCTGAAAGAGGCGCTGCGGCTGTGGCCGCCGGCGCCGGCCTACGGCATCTCGCCGCTGAACGACGAGACCATCGGCGGCGGCAGGTACAAGCTCCGGAAGGGCACGTTCATCACCATCCTGGTGACCGCGCTGCATCGCGATCCCTCCGTCTGGGGGCCCAATCCTGACGCGTTCGATCCCGAGAATTTCAGCCGTGAGGCCGAGGCCAAGCGGCCGATCAATGCCTGGAAGCCGTTCGGCAACGGCCAGCGCGCCTGCATCGGCCGCGGCTTTGCCATGCACGAGGCGGCGCTCGCGCTCGGCATGATCCTCCAGCGCTTTAAGCTGATCGACCATCAGCGCTATCAGATGCATTTGAAGGAAACGCTGACGATGAAGCCGGAAGGCTTCAAGATCAAGGTGCGGCCGCGTGCGGATCGCGAGCGCGGTGCTTATGGCGGGCCGGTCGCGGCTGCGGTGTCGGCACCACGGGCACCACGCCAGCCCACCACGCGGCCGGGCCACAACACGCCGATGCTCGTGCTTTACGGCTCCAACCTCGGAACGGCCGAGGAGCTTGCAACGCGCATGGCCGATCTCGCGGAGATCAACGGCTTTGCAGTGCAACTCGGGCCCCTCGATGACTACGCCGGCAAGCTGCCGCAGGAGGGCGGTGTGCTGATCATCTGCGCGTCCTACAACGGCGCGCCCCCTGACAATGCAACACAGTTCGTCAAATGGCTCGGCGAGGATCTGCCGAAGGATGCCTTCGCCAATGTACGTTACGCGGTGTTCGGCTGCGGCAACAGCGACTGGGCTGCGACGTACCAGTCCGTGCCGCGCTTCATCGACGAGCAATTGTCGAAGCATGGCGCACGCGCGATCTATCCGCGCGGCGAGGGCGACGCGCGCAGCGATCTCGACAGCCAGTTCGAGAGATGGTTCCCGGCGGCGGCCCAGGTCGCAACCAAGGAATTCGGCATCGACTGGAATTTTACGCGCACCGCGGGGGACGATCCGCTCTACGCGATCGAGCCTGTCGCGGTGACCGCCGTCAATACCATCGTTGCCCAGGGTGGTGCGGTGGCGATGAAGGTGCTGGTCAACGAGGAGCTTCAGAACAAGTCTGGCGCTAATCCGTCGGAACGCTCGACGCGCCACATCGAGGTGCAGCTGCCGGCCAACATCACCTATCGCGTCGGCGATCATTTGAGCGTGGTCCCGCGCAATGATCCGGCGCTGGTGGATTCGGTGGCCCGCCGCTTCGGATTTTTGCCGGCCGACCAGATCAGGCTTCAGGTCACTGAGGGCCGCCGCGCGCAACTGCCGGTCGGCGAGGCCGTGTCAGTTGGCCGCCTGCTCAGCGAGTTCGTCGAGTTGCAGCAGGTGGCGACGCGCAAGCAAATCCAGATCATGGCCGAGCACACCCGCTGCCCGGTCACGAAGCTGAAGCTGCTCGCCTTCGTTGGTGAGGAGGCCGAGCCGCTCGAACGTTACCGGACCGAGATTTTATCAAGCCGCAAATCGGTGTTCGATCTGCTGCTCGAATATCCGGCCTGCGAATTGCCGTTCAACGTCTATCTGGAAATGCTCTCGCTGCTCGCGCCGCGCTACTATTCGATCTCGTCCTCACCATCGGTCGATCCGGCGCGTTGCAGCGTCACGGTCGGCGTGGTCAAAGGGCGGGCCGCTTCGGGCCGCGGCGTCTACAAGGGCATCTGCTCGAACTATCTCGCCAACCGGCGTGCGGGCGATGCGATCTACGCCACCGTGCGCGAGACCAAGGCCGGCTTCCGGCTCCCGGATGATCCATCCGTGCCGCTCATCATGATCGGCCCGGGCACGGGATTGGCTCCGTTCCGCGGCTTCCTTCAGGAGCGCGCTGCGCGCAAGGCGAAGGGTGCCGGCCTCGGTCCGGCGATGTTGTTCTTCGGCTGCCGCCACCCCGATCAGGATTTTCTCTACGGGGACGAACTGAAGGCGCTGGCGGCGAGCGGCATCGCCGAGCTGTTCACCGCGTTCTCGCGCACGGACGGCCCGAAGACCTATGTGCAGCACGTGCTCGCTGCGCAGAAGGACAAGGTCTGGCCGCTGATCGAGCAGGGCGCCATCATCTATGTGTGCGGCGACGGCAGCAGGATGGAGCCCGACGTGAAGGCGGCTCTTGTCGCGATCCACCGTGAGAAGAGCGGCAGCGATGCCGCCGCGGCTGCGCGCTGGATCGAGGAGATGGGCGCGAACAACCGCTATGTGCTCGACGTCTGGGCGGGAGGGTGA
- a CDS encoding ABC transporter permease, whose amino-acid sequence MSEAVVPHTSEKRSAAAPGWFKRALDSDLFYSFRRSRITMIAAAVTLLFFLLAIFASVLSVQNPFDPAQLQLMNSRISPIWTADGQSPFLLGTDEQGRDVLSAILYGLRISLLVGVLGVVFSGALGILLGLMAGYFGGAVDGLIMRIADVQLSFPAILIALLINGIAKSVLGNRLDEMSMLGVLVFAIGLSFWVQYARTVRGSVMVEKNKDYVAAAQLIGLPAPVIMLRHVLPNTTGPILVIATINLALAIITEATLSFLGSGMPETMPSLGTLIRIGNGYLFAGEWWIVAFPGFALAALILSINLLGDWLRDALNPKLR is encoded by the coding sequence ATGAGCGAGGCCGTCGTTCCCCACACGTCCGAGAAGCGCTCTGCGGCAGCGCCTGGCTGGTTCAAGCGCGCGCTCGACAGCGACCTGTTTTATTCGTTCCGCCGCTCCAGGATCACCATGATCGCAGCCGCAGTGACGCTGCTGTTCTTCCTGCTCGCGATCTTCGCCTCCGTGCTATCGGTGCAAAATCCGTTCGACCCGGCGCAGCTCCAGCTGATGAATTCTCGCATCTCGCCGATCTGGACCGCAGACGGCCAGAGCCCGTTCCTGCTCGGCACCGACGAGCAGGGCCGCGACGTGCTGTCCGCGATCCTTTACGGCCTGCGCATCTCATTGCTCGTCGGCGTGCTCGGCGTGGTCTTCTCGGGCGCGCTCGGGATCTTGCTCGGGTTGATGGCCGGGTATTTCGGCGGCGCCGTCGACGGGCTAATCATGCGCATCGCCGACGTCCAGCTTTCATTTCCAGCGATCCTGATTGCGCTCTTGATCAATGGAATCGCCAAGTCGGTGCTCGGCAACAGGCTCGACGAGATGAGCATGCTGGGCGTGCTCGTCTTTGCCATCGGCCTGAGCTTCTGGGTGCAGTACGCCCGCACGGTGCGCGGCTCGGTGATGGTCGAGAAGAACAAGGACTACGTCGCCGCTGCGCAATTGATTGGCCTGCCCGCCCCGGTGATCATGCTGCGCCACGTGCTGCCGAACACCACGGGGCCGATCCTCGTGATCGCCACCATCAACCTCGCGCTCGCCATCATCACCGAGGCAACGTTGTCGTTTCTCGGCTCCGGCATGCCTGAGACAATGCCGTCGCTCGGCACGCTGATCCGTATCGGCAACGGCTATCTGTTCGCAGGCGAATGGTGGATCGTTGCCTTCCCCGGGTTTGCGCTTGCCGCCCTGATCCTGTCGATCAACCTGCTGGGCGACTGGCTGCGTGACGCGCTTAACCCGAAACTTCGATGA
- a CDS encoding alpha/beta hydrolase, translating to MIEMPPLKFVQTNGIRMGYYEAGPKTDKPPIVLCHGWPELAFSWRHQIKALSEAGIRVIAPDQRGYGATDRPEPVEAYDIEHLTGDLVGLLDHLEIDKAIFVGHDWGGFIVWQMPLRHIDRVAGVVGINTPHTNRAWADPIELLRARFGEKMYIVQFQDPSREPDGIFGSRVEQTFDAFMRKPAPRPADAPAEEVVAGVGASPRLNLAFPQMIAGYDAKHDPRTPILTADEKKVFVDTFTGTGFTGGINWYRNMSRNWTRSEGLDHTVRVPSLMIMAENDAVLPPSSADGMEKLIPDLEKYLVRDSGHWTQQEKPEEVSAKLIEWRRRRFG from the coding sequence ATGATTGAAATGCCGCCGCTGAAGTTCGTGCAGACGAACGGAATCCGCATGGGCTATTACGAAGCTGGCCCGAAGACCGACAAGCCGCCGATCGTGCTGTGTCACGGCTGGCCGGAGCTCGCCTTCTCCTGGCGGCACCAGATCAAGGCGCTGAGCGAAGCCGGCATCCGCGTGATCGCGCCGGACCAGCGCGGCTATGGCGCAACCGACCGGCCCGAGCCGGTCGAGGCTTATGACATCGAGCATCTGACCGGCGATCTGGTCGGCCTGCTTGATCATCTGGAGATCGACAAGGCAATCTTCGTCGGCCACGACTGGGGCGGGTTCATCGTCTGGCAGATGCCCCTGCGGCACATCGACCGCGTCGCCGGCGTGGTCGGCATCAACACCCCGCACACCAACCGGGCCTGGGCCGATCCGATCGAGCTGTTGCGCGCGCGCTTCGGCGAGAAGATGTACATCGTGCAGTTCCAGGATCCGTCGCGCGAGCCTGACGGCATCTTCGGCAGCCGTGTCGAGCAAACCTTTGACGCTTTCATGCGCAAGCCGGCGCCACGCCCGGCCGACGCACCGGCCGAGGAAGTGGTTGCCGGCGTCGGCGCCTCGCCGCGGCTCAATCTGGCATTTCCGCAGATGATTGCCGGCTACGACGCCAAGCACGATCCGCGCACGCCGATTCTGACGGCCGATGAGAAGAAGGTGTTCGTCGATACCTTTACCGGGACCGGCTTCACCGGCGGCATCAACTGGTACCGCAACATGTCGCGCAACTGGACGCGCTCGGAAGGCCTCGATCACACCGTGCGGGTGCCCTCGCTGATGATCATGGCGGAGAACGATGCGGTGCTGCCGCCGTCTTCAGCCGATGGCATGGAAAAGCTGATTCCCGATCTGGAAAAATACCTGGTTCGCGACAGCGGCCATTGGACGCAGCAGGAGAAGCCGGAAGAGGTCAGCGCCAAGCTGATCGAATGGCGCAGAAGGCGGTTTGGCTAG